A genome region from Bradysia coprophila strain Holo2 chromosome X unlocalized genomic scaffold, BU_Bcop_v1 contig_98, whole genome shotgun sequence includes the following:
- the LOC119070593 gene encoding probable serine/threonine-protein kinase DDB_G0280133 isoform X2 translates to MVNKKADSWVQDYSKKTFLDIYKMDLTETMKQVLTNKGTTLGGSNMPGAGSMHNQPNDVNSSNVAGVGYVTEKLYMLLQLYLQNKGWSPSVELLQCFSELKDSALLPSAAYLQVLANRLALDSQGRLVLRESGKIVLPYEHFANAVMLKHMTGPHGLHLSVEATVRAVIDSYTIGRENFGMEKEFIIEVVQSCPNPACRYYKNHLGVGPPFMDPAFQAAASQINPDFMQHLPQMAAAADMTQLDISGNNMKQQQQSQRHAKALQQQQQHVHAQQQAQQQHHAQQQQQQQITAAIIQQQNRAIAQQKLEKFGNMTPLEKQRVLQQLDKKHYDLPQHQPTHTSSHSSSIASTPSTSLTPTNLIQQAHTDRIASHDHQRPPLTMTPQLQQQTSLQQQQQQQQQQQPHLPPPPSPMPQVDQHKVSDIMRGSNIDSIESLASNKDLLSLHNGAWGGQESQNAAAGQEKIIRAFGELMRNMARMKTYIRPSMCKPYGKQSESLQKSDSYRYNSIGTVIKKLPSGSTYPG, encoded by the exons ATGGTCAACAAAAAGGCTGATTCTTGGGTGCAGGATTATTCGAAAAAGACTTTTCTTGACATCTACAAAATGGATTTGACAGAAACAATGAAACAAGTTCTGACAAACAAAGGAACAACCCTTGGTGGGTCCAACATGCCTGGCGCAGGATCAATGCACAATCAGCCAAACGATGTAAATTCCAGCAATGTTGCTGGTGTGGGTTATGTCACGGAAAAACTGTACATGCTTCTTCAACTATATCTCCAAAATAAGGGATGGAGCCCTAGTGTTGAACTGTTACAATGTTTTTCGGAATTGAAAGATAGTGCACTGCTGCCGAGTGCAGCTTACTTGCA aGTCCTCGCCAATCGTTTAGCTCTAGATTCACAGGGAAGACTGGTCTTACGAGAATCCGGTAAAATCGTACTGCCATACGAACATTTTGCCAATGCTGTTATGTTGAAGCACATGACCGGTCCACATGGATTACATTTAAGTGTAGAAGCTACCGTACGGGCTGTCATTGATTCTTACACAATCGGCCGGGAGAATTTCGGTATGGAAAAGGAATTTATCATCGAAGTTGTGCAATCGTGTCCGAATCCGGCGTGCCGTTACTATAAGAATCATTTGGGTGTGGGCCCACCATTTATGGATCCAGCTTTTCAAGCTGCTGCCAGTCAAATCAATCCTGACTTTATGCAACATTTGCCACAAATGGCTGCTGCCGCTGATATGACGCAATTGGATATTTCGGGAAATAATATGAAACAGCAGCAACAGTCGCAACGACATGCCAAAGCTCtgcaacaacagcagcagcacgTCCATGCACAACAACAAGCTCAACAGCAACATCACgctcaacaacaacagcagcaacaaaTTACAGCTGCTATAATCCAACAACAAAACCGTGCTATTGCCCAACAGAAATTAGAGAAATTCGGTAATATGACTCCGCTAGAAAAACAACGTGTACTACAGCAATTAGATAAGAAGCACTACGACCTACCACAACATCAACCTACACATACATCGAGCCACTCATCGTCAATTGCGAGCACACCGTCGACGTCTTTAACACCAACCA ATTTAATTCAACAAGCACACACCGATCGAATTGCCTCTCATGATCATCAACGTCCACCATTGACCATGACGCCTCAGCTTCAACAGCAAACTTCTctgcagcaacaacaacaacaacagcagcagcagcaaccgCACCTACCACCACCGCCATCGCCGATGCCACAAGTAGATCAGCATAAAGTGAGTGATATAATGCGTGGAAGTAACATAGATAGCATCGAATCATTAGCGTCGAATAAAGATTTGTTGTCACTGCACAATGGAGCCTGGGGTGGTCAAGAGTCTCAAAATGCTGCTGCTGGCCAGGAGAAAATAATCCGAGCGTTTGGTGAATTGATGCGAAATATGGCTCGAATGAAAACGTACATTCGACCGTCAATGTGTAAACCGTACGGCAAACAAAGTGAAAGTTTGCAGAAAAGTGA CTCTTATCGATACAATTCAATTGGTACAGTCATTAAGAAATTGCCTTCCGGCTCCACATATCCCGGTTAG
- the LOC119070597 gene encoding DDB1- and CUL4-associated factor 13, with translation MKVKMISRNPDEYMRETKRDIHKVKRNYDPSLHPLESAREYVRALNATKLDRVFAKPFIGNLEGHKDGVSCFAKHPSSLSDLCSGSYDGGIHVWNLPTRKSVRNFVAHDGYVRAICYTPSAEHFLSVGDDKTIKVWKSQLGDAEDVPTNTMLSRTILTGISHHRSDSIFATCGEVCSLWDETRNEPLKQLKWGVDTLHSISFNPIETSLLACCASDRSIIFYDVRDGNPLRKMVMTHRPNKISWNPMEAFNFTVANEDYNLYTFDSRRLKYPIKIHRDHISAVTDVDYSPTGKEFVSGGYDKTIRIYEAHKEHSREIYHTKRMQRITCVGWCLDNKYIFSGSDEMNIRLWKARASEKLGALRPRERTALNYAETLKEKYAAHPQIRRIANHRQVPKYIYNNMRKHRAIHEKEKQKEHNRRVHSKPGAVPFVPETRKHVLQEHE, from the exons ATgaaggtgaaaatgataagcCGCAATCCCGACGAATACATGCGTGAAACAAAACGGGACATTCACAAGG TGAAACGCAATTACGATCCGTCACTGCATCCTCTGGAATCCGCGCGTGAATATGTACGGGCACTGAATGCAACGAAATTGGATCGAGTTTTTGCCAAACCATTCATCGGAAATCTAGAAGGACACAAAGACGGTGTGTCCTGTTTTGCCAAGCATCCAAGCTCGTTATCCGATCTGTGCAGTGGTTCATATGACGGTGGAATTCACGTTTGGAACCTGCCCACACGCAAATCTGTTCGGAATTTCGTTGCACATGACGGTTACGTACGAGCCATCTGCTACACACCGTCAGCCGAACACTTTTTGAGTGTAGGAGATGATAAGACAATTAAAGTCTGGAAATCGCAGCTAGGCGATGCGGAAGATGTGCCAACAAACACAATGCTCAGTCGGACGATATTGACGGGCATATCGCATCATCGAAGTGATTCAATATTTGCTACATGCGGAGAGGTGTGCAGCTTATGGGATGAGACAAGAAATGAACCACTGAAGCAATTGAAATGGGGCGTCGATACCTTACACTCGATTTCTTTCAATCCCATCGAAACGTCGCTGCTTGCGTGCTGTGCGAGCGATCGGAGTATAATTTTTTATGATGTTCGAGACGGAAACCCATTACGGAAGATGGTGATGACGCATCGGCCGAATAAGATCAGTTGGAATCCGATGGAAGCATTTAATTTTACTGTCGCCAACGAAGACTACAA TTTATATACCTTCGACTCAAGACGCCTGAAGTACCCCATCAAAATTCACAGAGATCATATTTCAGCGGTAACTGACGTTGATTACTCACCGACCGGCAAAGAATTCGTGTCTGGTGGTTATGACAAAACAATTCGAATCTACGAGGCGCATAAAGAACATTCTAGGGAAATTTACCACACAAAACGAATGCAACGGATAACTTGTGTCGGCTGGTGCTTAGacaataaatacattttcagcGGGTCCGACGAAATGAATATTCGCCTGTGGAAGGCCAGAGCATCGGAAAAATTAGGCGCT CTTCGACCACGTGAGCGGACTGCACTTAACTATGCCGAGACTCTGAAAGAAAAATACGCTGCCCATCCACAAATTCGACGAATCGCCAATCATCGGCAAGTTCCGAAATACATCTACAACAACATGCGCAAACACAGGGCGATACACGAAAAAGAGAAACAAAAGGAACACAATCGACGAGTTCATTCGAAACCGGGGGCTGTGCCATTTGTTCCAGAGACGAGAAAACATGTTTTACAGGAGCATGAATAA
- the LOC119070593 gene encoding histone-lysine N-methyltransferase 2D isoform X1: protein MVNKKADSWVQDYSKKTFLDIYKMDLTETMKQVLTNKGTTLGGSNMPGAGSMHNQPNDVNSSNVAGVGYVTEKLYMLLQLYLQNKGWSPSVELLQCFSELKDSALLPSAAYLQVLANRLALDSQGRLVLRESGKIVLPYEHFANAVMLKHMTGPHGLHLSVEATVRAVIDSYTIGRENFGMEKEFIIEVVQSCPNPACRYYKNHLGVGPPFMDPAFQAAASQINPDFMQHLPQMAAAADMTQLDISGNNMKQQQQSQRHAKALQQQQQHVHAQQQAQQQHHAQQQQQQQITAAIIQQQNRAIAQQKLEKFGNMTPLEKQRVLQQLDKKHYDLPQHQPTHTSSHSSSIASTPSTSLTPTNLIQQAHTDRIASHDHQRPPLTMTPQLQQQTSLQQQQQQQQQQQPHLPPPPSPMPQVDQHKVSDIMRGSNIDSIESLASNKDLLSLHNGAWGGQESQNAAAGQEKIIRAFGELMRNMARMKTYIRPSMCKPYGKQSESLQKTLIDTIQLVQSLRNCLPAPHIPVSSWKSEDRHL, encoded by the exons ATGGTCAACAAAAAGGCTGATTCTTGGGTGCAGGATTATTCGAAAAAGACTTTTCTTGACATCTACAAAATGGATTTGACAGAAACAATGAAACAAGTTCTGACAAACAAAGGAACAACCCTTGGTGGGTCCAACATGCCTGGCGCAGGATCAATGCACAATCAGCCAAACGATGTAAATTCCAGCAATGTTGCTGGTGTGGGTTATGTCACGGAAAAACTGTACATGCTTCTTCAACTATATCTCCAAAATAAGGGATGGAGCCCTAGTGTTGAACTGTTACAATGTTTTTCGGAATTGAAAGATAGTGCACTGCTGCCGAGTGCAGCTTACTTGCA aGTCCTCGCCAATCGTTTAGCTCTAGATTCACAGGGAAGACTGGTCTTACGAGAATCCGGTAAAATCGTACTGCCATACGAACATTTTGCCAATGCTGTTATGTTGAAGCACATGACCGGTCCACATGGATTACATTTAAGTGTAGAAGCTACCGTACGGGCTGTCATTGATTCTTACACAATCGGCCGGGAGAATTTCGGTATGGAAAAGGAATTTATCATCGAAGTTGTGCAATCGTGTCCGAATCCGGCGTGCCGTTACTATAAGAATCATTTGGGTGTGGGCCCACCATTTATGGATCCAGCTTTTCAAGCTGCTGCCAGTCAAATCAATCCTGACTTTATGCAACATTTGCCACAAATGGCTGCTGCCGCTGATATGACGCAATTGGATATTTCGGGAAATAATATGAAACAGCAGCAACAGTCGCAACGACATGCCAAAGCTCtgcaacaacagcagcagcacgTCCATGCACAACAACAAGCTCAACAGCAACATCACgctcaacaacaacagcagcaacaaaTTACAGCTGCTATAATCCAACAACAAAACCGTGCTATTGCCCAACAGAAATTAGAGAAATTCGGTAATATGACTCCGCTAGAAAAACAACGTGTACTACAGCAATTAGATAAGAAGCACTACGACCTACCACAACATCAACCTACACATACATCGAGCCACTCATCGTCAATTGCGAGCACACCGTCGACGTCTTTAACACCAACCA ATTTAATTCAACAAGCACACACCGATCGAATTGCCTCTCATGATCATCAACGTCCACCATTGACCATGACGCCTCAGCTTCAACAGCAAACTTCTctgcagcaacaacaacaacaacagcagcagcagcaaccgCACCTACCACCACCGCCATCGCCGATGCCACAAGTAGATCAGCATAAAGTGAGTGATATAATGCGTGGAAGTAACATAGATAGCATCGAATCATTAGCGTCGAATAAAGATTTGTTGTCACTGCACAATGGAGCCTGGGGTGGTCAAGAGTCTCAAAATGCTGCTGCTGGCCAGGAGAAAATAATCCGAGCGTTTGGTGAATTGATGCGAAATATGGCTCGAATGAAAACGTACATTCGACCGTCAATGTGTAAACCGTACGGCAAACAAAGTGAAAGTTTGCAGAAAA CTCTTATCGATACAATTCAATTGGTACAGTCATTAAGAAATTGCCTTCCGGCTCCACATATCCCGGTTAGTTCATGGAAAAGCGAAGATCGACATC
- the LOC119070600 gene encoding zinc finger protein 239-like — protein MEKNKKIPSTATCEKCEIQNKLIQKYSDEIVDLQRQVSTLSARLLKYESDPPAEAFCVVKIENKSDDESDQNSVQNADDTDDRKDAIEFNSDTSRDEYPENEYDSEEANPDEDDESSEEEVKKVVRSKKSTARKMRKCKTCNEEFSSSRALLRHNHEIHGEPIKFKCDRCPRQFFDSNSLKKHSGTNHKSATEKEKPRFFCDTCAKSFTSKSVLLVHKRIHTGEKPYKCKSCDNCYAQSSSLKIHERTHSMERPYMCHLCSKTFLHRSSFNLHIKTHGDIRPHKCHICEKAFLQKAKLAVHMQSHTGERPVKCPVCDKGYTKRYHVRKHLKNFHKILDVDAVLGSRKRGFEREPVPYQSLAYHKLEAVQIKKE, from the exons atggaaaaaaacaagaaaatcccTTCGACGGCTACctgtgaaaaatgtgaaattcaaaataaactgATTCAAAAGTACTCCGACGAAATTGTCGACTTGCAGCGTCAAGTGTCGACACTATCAGCTCGTCTACTAAAATATGAATCCGATCCTCCTGCTGAAGCATTTTGCGTggtgaaaatcgaaaataaatccGACGACGAGTCCGATCAAAATTCCGTGCAGAATGCTGACGACACAGACGATCGCAAAGATGCGATCGAATTTAATTCAGACACATCAAGGGATGAATACCCCGAAAATGAATATGATTCAGAGGAAGCGAATCCAGATGAGGACGACGAATCGTCCGAAGAAGAGGTGAAGAAAGTGGTTCGATCCAAAAAGAGCACGGCAAGGAAGATGAGAAAGTGCAAGACATGTAATGAGGAGTTTTCGTCAAGCAGAGCGCTGCTGCGACACAATCACGAAATACACG GTGAACCAATCAAATTTAAGTGTGACCGTTGCCCAAGGCAGTTCTTCGACAGTAATTCGTTGAAGAAACACAGCGGTACCAATCACAAATCGGCAACAGAAAAGGAAAAGCCGCGGTTCTTTTGTGATACGTGTGCAAAGTCGTTCACTTCAAAATCAGTTCTGTTAGTTCATAAACGAATTCATACAG gGGAAAAACCGTACAAATGCAAAAGCTGTGATAATTGTTATGCTCAATCGTCATcactgaaaattcatgaacgCACGCATTCGATGGAG CGACCGTACATGTGTCATTTGTGTTCCAAAACGTTTCTTCATCGCAGTTCGTTCAATCTTCACATAAAAACCCACGGCGACATTCGTCCACATAAGTGTCACATATGTGAAAAGGCATTTCTACAAAAAGCTAAGTTAGCTGTACACATGCAGTCACACACTGGGGAACGTCCG GTGAAGTGTCCGGTGTGCGACAAGGGCTACACAAAACGGTATCACGTCCGAAAGCatttaaagaatttccatAAGATCCTGGATGTTGATGCCGTGCTCGGTTCGCGTAAAAGAGGTTTCGAACGAGAACCGGTACCATACCAGTCACTTGCATATCATAAACTTGAAGCAGTTCAGATAAAGAAGGAATGA
- the LOC119070599 gene encoding antho-RFamide neuropeptides type 2-like — MLNRQLTMITKLAVILAILVVVSFILTSAHDDGKYKADDRGKYVPDDRGNYKADDRGKYVSDDTGKYKADDKGKYVPDDKGKYAPDDKGKYVPDDKGKYKPGR, encoded by the exons ATGTTAAATCGACAGTTGACAATGATTACCAAATTGGCAGTGATACTTGCG ATACTGGTCGTGGTTAGTTTTATTCTAACATCTGCCCACGACGATGGCAAATACAAAGCGGATGACAGAGGGAAATATGTTCCGGATGACAGAGGAAACTACAAAGCGGATGACAGAGGAAAATATGTCTCGGACGACACAGGAAAATACAAAGCGGATGACAAAGGAAAATATGTTCCGGATGATAAGGGAAAATATGCTCCCGATGATAAGGGAAAATATGTTCCCGATGATAAGGGAAAATACAAACCGGGTCGTTGA